The Virgibacillus dokdonensis genome includes a window with the following:
- a CDS encoding HD domain-containing protein codes for MTLSYFYNFVPITFNCNEAERKEILNQFPAPVLPDSTEFFNIADASPGNHVKVRVLLNEFHVQKTKTNKQYLKMLFSNNAGTINTKMWDNQGAVDRHQPILEKYAVFDIEGIVDDFRGHKSLTIHQLTPCTEEIDPFSLLAYTQQNIDDLTIELFSYLNELAIPYKDIALGAMRQFWDQFRIRPAAKGFHHNYLGGLLKHTVGLMRFARYIIKIEENHYKAVMKLINVVEKAFKNELWSQFQTSENQQLIWKGTIDHLYDMLQGMMAYKEQEPNYDVIMTSILFHDIGKLIEYDHAGKTFEAFKFLFPTADHSDLENRKQAGITMDELGVMVGHIPYGVLILTKMIEAEGIELSLGAIHQMSHCILCHHGLPEWGACVRKPQSIEGYIIHIVDFLDSRYENAEEIK; via the coding sequence ATGACATTGTCTTATTTTTACAATTTTGTTCCTATCACCTTTAACTGCAATGAAGCAGAACGAAAAGAAATTCTTAACCAATTCCCAGCGCCTGTTTTACCTGATTCTACGGAGTTTTTTAACATAGCAGATGCATCTCCTGGTAACCACGTGAAAGTTCGAGTACTTCTTAATGAATTTCATGTACAAAAAACAAAAACAAATAAACAGTATCTTAAAATGCTGTTTAGCAATAATGCTGGTACGATAAATACAAAAATGTGGGATAATCAAGGTGCTGTCGATAGGCATCAACCTATTTTAGAGAAATACGCTGTTTTTGACATTGAAGGAATAGTCGATGATTTTCGCGGACATAAATCTTTAACAATTCATCAATTAACTCCTTGCACAGAAGAGATAGACCCATTTTCATTATTAGCTTACACCCAACAAAATATAGACGATTTAACTATTGAATTATTTTCCTATCTAAATGAATTAGCAATACCATATAAAGACATCGCATTAGGGGCAATGCGTCAATTTTGGGATCAGTTTAGAATTAGACCTGCCGCAAAAGGGTTCCACCATAATTATTTAGGTGGCCTATTAAAACATACGGTTGGCCTAATGAGATTTGCTAGATATATAATTAAAATAGAAGAAAATCATTATAAAGCTGTCATGAAGCTAATTAATGTAGTAGAAAAAGCTTTTAAAAATGAATTATGGTCGCAATTTCAAACAAGTGAAAATCAACAACTTATCTGGAAAGGTACCATAGATCACCTCTACGATATGTTGCAAGGTATGATGGCCTATAAGGAACAAGAACCTAACTATGATGTAATCATGACGAGCATTCTATTTCACGATATTGGTAAGTTAATAGAGTATGACCATGCTGGAAAAACATTTGAAGCATTTAAATTTCTCTTCCCTACAGCTGACCATTCCGATTTAGAAAATAGAAAGCAAGCGGGAATTACAATGGATGAATTAGGAGTAATGGTTGGTCATATTCCTTATGGCGTACTGATCCTTACAAAGATGATCGAAGCAGAAGGCATAGAATTATCTTTAGGAGCTATTCATCAAATGTCACATTGCATCCTCTGCCATCACGGGCTACCAGAATGGGGAGCCTGTGTTCGAAAACCGCAATCTATTGAGGGGTATATTATTCATATTGTGGATTTTTTAGACAGCCGATATGAAAATGCTGAAGAGATAAAGTAA
- a CDS encoding GbsR/MarR family transcriptional regulator: MPEKNEYKDWEKYDETIEKFIQVIAKNMNLYGLTSSVGRLYGVLYFSNKPMTLDDMRDALEMSKTSMSTGVRTLSEMKMVESTFKRGIRKDLYQSEEDWYKSFTSLFGNRWRHHTETNIEEAEEAMAELQQIARETEDEQLKAKIHADIERLEYAKNYYEWLMKFIQVIESGEIFNYIPKH, encoded by the coding sequence GTGCCAGAGAAAAATGAATACAAAGACTGGGAAAAATATGATGAAACAATTGAAAAATTCATTCAAGTCATTGCTAAAAATATGAACCTTTACGGCCTTACTTCTTCAGTGGGCAGATTATATGGTGTATTATATTTCTCTAATAAGCCAATGACTTTAGACGATATGCGTGATGCACTTGAAATGAGTAAAACAAGCATGTCGACAGGTGTAAGGACGCTGTCTGAGATGAAAATGGTGGAATCCACTTTTAAACGTGGTATTCGGAAAGACCTTTATCAATCTGAAGAAGATTGGTATAAATCTTTTACTTCTTTGTTTGGCAATCGTTGGCGTCACCATACGGAAACAAATATTGAAGAAGCGGAAGAAGCGATGGCGGAGCTTCAACAGATAGCAAGAGAAACAGAAGATGAGCAATTAAAAGCAAAGATTCATGCGGATATAGAACGGTTAGAGTATGCTAAAAATTACTATGAATGGTTAATGAAATTTATCCAAGTGATTGAATCAGGTGAAATATTTAACTATATACCAAAACATTAA
- a CDS encoding LacI family DNA-binding transcriptional regulator translates to MKVTIKDIAKKAGVSPSSVSLVLNDRPSRISEQKKAEIKQIAKELNYTANQIARSLVTKQTKTFGLIIPDIENIFFSSLAKHIEMQCRIHGYTLIIVNSNDQFENDIALLDLLLSRSVEGIFLIPASASWLKKTELIEKLKQLTVPYILLDRVFSDLSCDKVWFDNEYGAYIAVKYLLENGHRKIACIASSSFINGQFRLNGYLRALKEFNIPIDYNNILTGDYKKESGYLAGQKIINKDVTAIFITNDMMALGFIHSIYEKNKKIPDDYSVISYDNTIYPYLFGVELSSVKQDVKKLSETAFKQLFQKIQKKDNVAKNTCLQPELIARTSVKTIHA, encoded by the coding sequence GTGAAAGTAACTATTAAAGATATTGCCAAGAAAGCTGGTGTCTCTCCAAGCTCCGTTTCATTAGTATTAAATGATAGACCGAGCCGTATTTCCGAACAAAAAAAAGCTGAAATTAAACAAATTGCCAAAGAGCTAAACTATACTGCAAATCAAATAGCAAGAAGTCTTGTTACAAAACAAACAAAAACGTTCGGCTTAATTATACCTGACATTGAAAATATATTTTTTTCTTCTTTAGCCAAACATATCGAAATGCAATGCCGTATACACGGTTACACATTAATCATTGTCAATTCCAATGACCAATTTGAAAATGATATCGCATTACTCGATTTATTATTATCGCGTTCTGTAGAAGGTATATTTCTTATCCCAGCCAGTGCATCATGGCTAAAAAAAACAGAGCTAATCGAAAAGTTAAAGCAACTCACTGTCCCATATATTTTGCTGGATCGTGTATTTTCTGACCTGTCTTGTGATAAAGTTTGGTTTGATAATGAATATGGAGCTTATATAGCTGTGAAATACTTATTGGAAAATGGCCATCGAAAAATCGCCTGCATTGCCAGTTCCAGTTTTATTAATGGACAATTTCGTTTAAACGGGTATTTGCGAGCTTTAAAAGAATTTAATATCCCAATTGATTATAACAACATTTTAACAGGTGATTATAAGAAAGAAAGTGGTTATCTAGCAGGCCAAAAAATAATAAACAAGGATGTAACAGCTATATTTATTACAAATGATATGATGGCGCTTGGTTTTATTCATAGCATTTATGAGAAGAACAAAAAAATACCCGACGATTACTCTGTTATCAGCTATGATAACACCATTTACCCTTACTTATTTGGTGTTGAATTATCATCTGTTAAACAAGATGTAAAGAAATTAAGTGAAACAGCTTTCAAACAATTGTTTCAAAAAATACAAAAAAAAGATAATGTTGCCAAAAACACTTGTTTACAGCCTGAACTTATCGCAAGAACAAGTGTAAAAACCATACATGCTTAG
- a CDS encoding DUF1878 family protein translates to MKNEAETVAFHLHLLSKIIDKEAHPFIKLIIEQGVTEDEYNHLIRLLDLLEDQLKKQKEAGLLDFSSLLIHFAGMLTEKLAPHQTIYALKKEGYYPSLMNEFLKIMENLGD, encoded by the coding sequence ATGAAAAATGAGGCAGAAACGGTTGCTTTTCACTTGCATTTACTTTCCAAAATTATTGATAAGGAAGCACACCCGTTTATAAAGCTAATTATAGAACAAGGTGTAACAGAAGATGAATACAATCACTTAATTCGCTTACTTGATCTGCTAGAAGATCAATTAAAAAAACAAAAAGAAGCAGGATTATTAGATTTTTCTTCCTTATTGATCCATTTTGCTGGTATGCTAACTGAAAAATTAGCACCTCATCAAACTATTTATGCACTAAAAAAAGAAGGATATTATCCTTCTTTAATGAATGAGTTTTTAAAAATCATGGAAAATCTAGGGGATTAG
- a CDS encoding HIT family protein, with the protein MSHEDCIFCKIINQEIPSAKVYEDEHVYAFLDISQVTKGHTLIIPKVHVKNIYETPSDVAAALFEKVPKVANAIKSAYEPIGMNLLNNNEKPADQSVFHLHIHLLPRYGKNDGFSSNWKVHSDDYSASDLQEIAGTITNHMD; encoded by the coding sequence ATGAGTCATGAAGATTGTATATTTTGTAAAATCATTAATCAAGAAATTCCTTCAGCTAAAGTGTATGAAGATGAGCATGTATATGCCTTTTTAGACATCAGTCAAGTTACAAAGGGGCATACATTAATTATTCCTAAAGTACATGTTAAAAACATTTATGAAACTCCATCTGACGTTGCCGCTGCTCTTTTTGAAAAGGTGCCAAAAGTGGCAAATGCAATTAAATCAGCTTATGAGCCAATAGGGATGAACTTACTTAATAATAATGAAAAGCCAGCCGATCAATCCGTCTTTCACTTACATATCCACCTTCTTCCACGATACGGAAAAAACGACGGCTTTTCCTCTAATTGGAAAGTACACTCAGATGATTATAGTGCCAGTGATTTGCAAGAAATCGCAGGAACGATAACAAACCATATGGATTAA
- a CDS encoding YtxH domain-containing protein produces MTNAKSLWLGIAVGGAVSATVTLLSAPASGKQLRVKMKEKSIEWKDMLLHLKQDGVRLKNQIKETSQEGAILIKELTQDMKKSVSEWKTTVEPHQENIHQYLAQIESSLNDLENKIKKQ; encoded by the coding sequence ATGACAAATGCGAAATCACTATGGTTAGGAATTGCAGTCGGCGGTGCTGTAAGTGCAACTGTTACGCTGCTAAGTGCACCAGCTTCTGGAAAACAACTTCGGGTGAAAATGAAGGAAAAAAGTATTGAGTGGAAAGATATGCTTTTACATTTAAAGCAGGATGGCGTTCGATTAAAGAATCAAATTAAGGAAACTTCACAGGAAGGCGCCATATTAATTAAAGAGCTCACGCAAGATATGAAAAAATCCGTATCGGAATGGAAAACAACTGTAGAGCCTCATCAAGAGAATATTCATCAATATTTGGCGCAGATTGAATCCAGCCTAAATGACCTTGAAAATAAAATAAAAAAACAATAA
- a CDS encoding peptidylprolyl isomerase, whose product MKKIAIAATLTASVLALGACSSGDDEAVVETGAGNITKDEFYEVLKDRHGEEILQELVTVEVLNDKYEVSDDQVDKEVEKMKDQLGEQYDMAIEQQFGSEDELRNMIKISLLQEEAIAEDVDIKEKELKQLYDRKNKEIQAQHILVEDEETAKKVKKKLDDGGKFSDLAKEYSTDGSAEKGGDLGYFSAGQMVPEFEDAAYSMKKDEISDPVKTQHGFHIIKVNDIRDKEEQLGKYEDVKEDLRRELLTKKMDPAKMQEKIDKLIKDADVKVKIDKYKDLFKQDENKESEDTEAKG is encoded by the coding sequence ATGAAGAAAATAGCAATTGCTGCTACGTTAACTGCTAGTGTATTAGCACTAGGCGCGTGTAGTTCTGGAGATGACGAAGCTGTCGTTGAAACTGGAGCTGGAAATATAACGAAAGATGAGTTTTATGAAGTACTAAAGGATCGCCATGGCGAAGAAATTTTACAGGAATTGGTGACTGTAGAAGTACTTAACGATAAGTACGAAGTTTCTGACGATCAAGTTGATAAAGAAGTTGAAAAAATGAAAGACCAACTTGGTGAGCAATATGATATGGCTATTGAACAGCAATTTGGTAGTGAAGACGAATTGCGTAACATGATAAAAATTAGCTTATTGCAGGAAGAAGCGATCGCTGAAGATGTAGACATTAAAGAAAAAGAACTTAAACAGCTTTACGACCGTAAAAACAAAGAAATACAAGCACAGCATATTTTAGTAGAAGACGAAGAGACTGCTAAGAAAGTCAAGAAGAAGTTAGACGATGGCGGAAAATTTAGTGACTTAGCAAAAGAATATTCTACAGATGGAAGTGCTGAAAAAGGTGGCGACCTAGGTTACTTCTCTGCGGGACAAATGGTGCCAGAATTTGAAGATGCTGCCTATAGTATGAAAAAGGATGAAATTAGTGATCCAGTCAAAACACAACATGGTTTTCATATTATTAAAGTAAATGATATTCGCGATAAAGAAGAACAACTTGGAAAATATGAAGATGTAAAAGAAGACTTACGTCGTGAGCTATTAACAAAGAAAATGGATCCTGCTAAAATGCAAGAAAAAATTGATAAGCTAATTAAAGACGCAGACGTTAAAGTAAAAATTGACAAATACAAAGATTTGTTTAAACAAGACGAGAATAAAGAATCTGAAGATACAGAAGCAAAAGGTTAA
- a CDS encoding ABC transporter permease: protein MLNNILDVVPNMPLAKWTDNATDWITESFSFLFDPVKEQFEKFMDVTSEALMGVPPLIIILVVAIIAFFISGKKFGLTTFSIVGLWLIYNQGLWDQLINTFTLVLLASILSVIIGVPIGILMSKSNIATAIITPILDFMQTMPAFVYLIPAVAFFGIGMVPGVFASLIFATPPTVRFTNLGIRQVSAELVEASEAFGSTGAQKLFKVELPMAKSTIMAGINQTVMLALSMVVIASMIGAPGLGRDVLSALQRAEAGAGFVAGIGIVILAIIMDRFTQSMNNRKEK, encoded by the coding sequence ATGCTTAATAATATATTAGATGTTGTACCAAATATGCCATTAGCTAAATGGACTGATAATGCTACAGATTGGATTACAGAATCATTTTCCTTTCTATTTGATCCTGTGAAAGAACAGTTTGAAAAATTTATGGATGTTACTTCTGAAGCCTTGATGGGTGTCCCACCACTTATTATTATTCTTGTTGTAGCAATTATAGCGTTCTTTATATCAGGAAAAAAATTTGGGCTTACTACATTTTCCATTGTTGGTCTGTGGTTGATCTACAACCAAGGATTATGGGATCAGTTAATTAATACATTTACACTCGTATTGTTGGCGAGTATTTTATCCGTCATTATTGGTGTTCCTATCGGTATTCTCATGTCTAAAAGTAATATTGCAACCGCAATTATTACACCAATTCTCGATTTTATGCAAACCATGCCAGCCTTTGTCTATTTGATTCCGGCAGTAGCGTTCTTTGGCATCGGAATGGTACCGGGTGTGTTCGCTTCCTTAATTTTTGCTACACCACCTACTGTTCGTTTTACAAATTTAGGGATTCGTCAAGTTTCTGCTGAGTTAGTAGAAGCTTCAGAAGCTTTCGGTAGCACAGGTGCTCAAAAGTTGTTTAAAGTCGAACTTCCAATGGCGAAATCAACCATTATGGCAGGAATTAACCAAACGGTAATGTTAGCCTTATCTATGGTTGTCATTGCATCTATGATCGGAGCACCTGGTTTAGGTAGAGACGTTCTTTCAGCATTACAGCGTGCAGAAGCGGGAGCTGGGTTTGTTGCAGGAATTGGTATAGTGATTTTAGCGATCATTATGGATCGTTTTACGCAAAGTATGAATAATCGGAAAGAAAAATAA
- a CDS encoding DUF3267 domain-containing protein has protein sequence MNCWKSINLAKDFGRNRLFLMSSLITLFSFILLYVVITMAQGSTAEVSEVGILPFFLFLMLLPMVHSSMHILPLILMNKRMRIVFKFKNRCFPVFYYYTKYHLTKKAYLLATIAPTALLTIPGVVASYYFHSYSVYILLLTSVNIGIAFIDLLYICQLWKAPKCSLIENNEDGNGLDILIQGS, from the coding sequence ATGAATTGTTGGAAATCCATTAACCTTGCAAAAGACTTTGGTCGTAATCGATTATTTCTTATGTCAAGCTTAATTACGTTGTTTTCTTTTATTCTTTTATATGTAGTAATAACCATGGCACAAGGTTCAACAGCAGAAGTTAGTGAGGTCGGAATTTTACCTTTCTTTCTATTTCTCATGCTTTTACCAATGGTTCATTCGTCCATGCACATACTTCCTTTAATTCTAATGAATAAACGTATGAGAATCGTATTTAAATTTAAAAATAGATGCTTTCCTGTGTTCTATTATTATACAAAATATCACTTAACCAAAAAAGCGTATTTACTTGCAACTATAGCACCAACCGCTTTATTAACTATCCCAGGAGTTGTTGCCAGTTATTACTTTCACTCCTATTCAGTGTACATTTTATTACTTACATCCGTAAATATCGGTATTGCTTTCATTGATTTACTATATATTTGTCAGCTCTGGAAAGCGCCCAAATGTTCACTCATAGAGAATAATGAAGACGGTAATGGCTTAGATATACTAATTCAAGGTTCATAA
- a CDS encoding tryptophan transporter — protein MNIRILMILSLLIGIGAVLHAIVPPVIFGVKPDMLLSMMFLGILLFPKLKYVIILSIATGAISALTTSAPGGQIANMIDKPITAIIFLSLFFIISKTLRPLPQAVILTAIGTMISGAIFLSVALFLIGIMEGSFVAMFSIAVLPAALLNSILIAVVYPIVQRILKRTPQLMMT, from the coding sequence ATGAATATTCGAATTTTAATGATTTTGTCGCTACTGATAGGGATTGGCGCTGTATTACACGCTATTGTACCACCAGTTATTTTTGGAGTGAAGCCAGACATGCTGCTTTCTATGATGTTTTTAGGAATTTTATTATTTCCTAAACTGAAATACGTCATTATTCTTTCCATTGCTACTGGAGCTATATCTGCTTTAACAACAAGTGCACCTGGCGGTCAAATAGCTAACATGATTGATAAACCTATTACAGCTATTATTTTCCTTAGTTTATTCTTCATTATATCCAAAACATTGCGTCCGCTTCCACAAGCAGTTATTTTAACTGCAATTGGGACAATGATCTCTGGTGCTATATTTTTAAGCGTTGCACTCTTTTTAATTGGGATTATGGAGGGTTCATTCGTAGCGATGTTTAGCATAGCCGTATTGCCAGCAGCATTATTAAACTCTATTCTTATTGCTGTTGTTTATCCAATTGTACAAAGGATTTTAAAAAGAACACCGCAATTAATGATGACATGA
- a CDS encoding GbsR/MarR family transcriptional regulator: MNKPQKENINNKILLEFTKTIEMFGLTPLESRLFTYLYLADKPMTLDDMAEALGKSKTAMSTSIRTLADQNLVTRVWKKGVRKSLYKAHTQLFKAFMISYLNKWVEAVNQQKSAFIELEQMMKEIKRNHTNLKLKATEERLQEIIQFHQEMEDVFREVKKD; encoded by the coding sequence ATGAATAAACCTCAAAAAGAGAATATAAACAATAAAATTTTACTTGAATTTACAAAGACCATCGAAATGTTTGGACTAACACCATTAGAGTCACGACTATTTACATATTTATATTTAGCTGACAAACCGATGACACTAGATGATATGGCGGAGGCACTAGGGAAAAGTAAAACGGCGATGAGTACGAGTATTCGAACGCTCGCAGACCAAAATTTAGTCACACGCGTTTGGAAGAAAGGAGTGCGTAAAAGTCTTTATAAAGCGCATACACAATTATTTAAAGCATTTATGATTTCTTATTTGAACAAGTGGGTGGAAGCAGTGAATCAACAAAAAAGCGCATTTATAGAATTGGAGCAAATGATGAAAGAAATAAAGAGGAATCATACTAATTTAAAATTAAAAGCTACGGAAGAACGTCTTCAGGAAATTATTCAGTTTCACCAGGAAATGGAAGATGTATTTCGTGAGGTAAAAAAGGATTAG
- a CDS encoding sporulation YhaL family protein: protein MILGVPWWVFVMILLIFVSGYMAFRGMVAERRMEQHFIEQEGEVYMERVRKGRELKERGKQATDE, encoded by the coding sequence ATGATACTCGGTGTACCTTGGTGGGTGTTTGTTATGATTTTACTAATTTTTGTTAGCGGGTATATGGCTTTTCGGGGAATGGTTGCTGAAAGAAGAATGGAACAGCATTTCATTGAGCAAGAAGGGGAAGTTTACATGGAGCGTGTTAGAAAGGGGAGGGAGTTGAAAGAAAGGGGGAAACAAGCAACTGATGAATAA
- a CDS encoding quaternary amine ABC transporter ATP-binding protein — MRKLNNEVKSVPVVIEAKNVSKIFGKNPKQSIKLLDQGLSKEEILKETGNTVGVNRASFSVEQGEVFVIMGLSGSGKSTLVRMLNRLIEPTEGTILIDGEDLVAMDKQALRNVRRQKLSMVFQNFGLFPHRTILQNAEYGLEIQKVDKEKRQSKAKEALELVGLGDYMHQKPNQLSGGMQQRVGLARALANDPEVLLMDEAFSALDPLIRKEMQDELMDLQNKMQKTIIFITHDLDEALRIGDRIALMKDGSIVQIGTPEEILVNPENDYVEKFVEDVDRSKVLTAQHIMKRPETVNLDRHGPRVALERMREEGLSSIFVVDSKRNLKGYITADDASEARKSEIKDLKEILKNDIPTVEKETPMHDIFDLIYNSPIPVAVVDNEKLAGVIVRGAVIAALSSENEVNLHA, encoded by the coding sequence TTGCGCAAACTAAATAACGAGGTGAAAAGTGTGCCGGTAGTAATAGAGGCAAAGAATGTATCTAAAATATTTGGGAAGAACCCGAAGCAATCCATTAAGTTATTGGATCAGGGCTTATCGAAAGAAGAAATATTGAAAGAGACTGGTAATACAGTTGGAGTCAATCGAGCTTCTTTTTCGGTAGAGCAAGGTGAAGTGTTTGTGATTATGGGGCTATCTGGTAGCGGGAAATCTACTTTAGTTCGAATGCTGAACCGACTCATTGAACCGACAGAAGGTACGATTTTAATTGATGGTGAGGATTTAGTAGCAATGGATAAACAAGCGCTACGTAATGTTCGTAGACAAAAGCTAAGCATGGTTTTTCAAAACTTTGGTTTATTTCCTCATCGCACCATTTTACAAAATGCTGAATACGGTTTAGAAATTCAAAAAGTGGATAAAGAAAAACGGCAAAGCAAAGCAAAAGAAGCATTAGAATTGGTAGGATTAGGAGATTATATGCATCAAAAACCTAACCAGTTGTCAGGAGGTATGCAACAACGCGTTGGTCTCGCACGTGCGTTAGCGAATGACCCGGAAGTGCTGTTAATGGATGAGGCTTTTTCTGCTTTAGATCCGCTAATTCGCAAAGAAATGCAAGATGAATTAATGGATTTACAAAATAAAATGCAAAAAACGATAATCTTTATTACGCATGATTTAGACGAAGCATTACGTATTGGTGATCGAATTGCACTTATGAAAGACGGGTCGATTGTCCAAATTGGTACACCGGAAGAGATTTTAGTTAATCCAGAGAATGATTATGTAGAGAAATTTGTGGAGGATGTTGATCGTTCGAAAGTGTTAACAGCACAACATATCATGAAGCGACCGGAAACCGTTAATTTAGATAGACATGGACCAAGAGTTGCGCTGGAGCGAATGCGTGAAGAAGGGTTGTCAAGTATATTTGTTGTAGATAGTAAAAGAAATCTTAAGGGGTATATCACAGCAGATGATGCATCTGAAGCAAGGAAATCAGAGATCAAGGATTTAAAAGAAATATTGAAAAATGATATTCCAACTGTAGAAAAAGAAACACCGATGCATGATATTTTTGATTTAATTTATAATTCACCTATTCCAGTTGCAGTTGTAGACAATGAAAAGTTAGCAGGAGTGATCGTTAGAGGGGCAGTAATTGCCGCTTTATCCAGTGAGAATGAGGTGAATTTGCATGCTTAA
- a CDS encoding glycine betaine ABC transporter substrate-binding protein: MLKFNWKRLGLVAGLSLTLFAAGCGSDDESSDSGEGTSGEGESKEIELVYVEWDSEVASTHVIGKVLEDQGFDVTLTPLDNAVMWEAVANGEADGMVAAWLPGTHQSQYEQYGDQVVELGVNLEGAKIGLVVPEYMDVNSIEDLDKQADQTITGIEPGAGVVAASEKAVEDYENLSDWTVQTSSSGAMATELGSAIENEEEIVVTGWTPHWKFAKYDLKYLEDPKGSFGEAETIETMVREGLEEDMPNAYQILDQFNWTAEDMEAVMLEISDGAKPTEAAANWVEENQDKVDEWLKGVE; the protein is encoded by the coding sequence ATGTTAAAATTTAATTGGAAACGTCTCGGCTTAGTTGCTGGGCTTTCATTAACTTTATTTGCAGCTGGTTGTGGATCAGATGATGAATCCTCTGATTCAGGAGAAGGGACATCAGGCGAAGGTGAAAGTAAAGAAATAGAATTAGTCTATGTAGAGTGGGATTCTGAAGTAGCTTCTACGCACGTAATTGGAAAAGTATTGGAAGATCAAGGCTTTGATGTTACGTTAACCCCACTAGATAATGCCGTTATGTGGGAAGCAGTAGCTAATGGAGAGGCAGATGGTATGGTAGCAGCATGGCTTCCTGGTACACATCAAAGTCAATATGAGCAATATGGCGACCAAGTAGTTGAATTAGGCGTGAATTTGGAAGGTGCAAAGATCGGCCTAGTTGTACCAGAATATATGGATGTCAATAGTATTGAGGATTTAGATAAACAAGCTGATCAAACTATTACTGGTATTGAGCCGGGAGCGGGTGTCGTAGCTGCTTCAGAAAAAGCGGTTGAGGACTATGAGAACTTAAGTGATTGGACCGTACAGACCTCTTCAAGTGGTGCTATGGCAACGGAGTTAGGATCTGCGATTGAAAATGAAGAGGAAATTGTAGTAACAGGTTGGACGCCGCATTGGAAATTTGCGAAATATGACTTGAAATATTTAGAAGATCCAAAAGGTTCATTTGGAGAGGCTGAAACCATTGAAACGATGGTGCGTGAAGGATTGGAAGAAGATATGCCAAATGCATACCAGATTTTAGATCAATTCAACTGGACGGCTGAAGATATGGAAGCTGTTATGCTTGAGATTTCAGATGGCGCTAAGCCTACAGAAGCTGCCGCGAATTGGGTAGAAGAAAATCAAGATAAAGTAGACGAATGGTTAAAAGGTGTAGAGTAA
- a CDS encoding glycine betaine ABC transporter substrate-binding protein — protein MLLAACGSEEKEGGNAAGDSGETNYGEEIDYTITGIEPGAGITVATEKAIEEYDSLSGWELEQSSTAAMVTELEEAIASESPIIVTGWNPHWKFAKFDNLKYLEDPKGIYGDVEVIKSLARKGLEEDKPNAYKLIDQFKWSVEDMEGIMYEASESGKEVAEVAKQWVKDNPDKVEAWTEGVEDVDGVEFELVSTPWDSERSSANVVAEVMRQKGFKVTITPVDVAVMFEAVANGDGDATLAAWMPATHKDFYEKFKGDFEDLGANLEGAKIGLVVPDYMDVDSIEDIQAK, from the coding sequence ATGCTACTAGCGGCTTGCGGTTCTGAGGAGAAAGAAGGAGGCAATGCAGCAGGCGATTCAGGTGAGACGAATTATGGAGAAGAAATAGATTATACCATTACGGGGATTGAGCCCGGAGCGGGGATTACAGTAGCAACAGAGAAGGCGATAGAAGAATATGATAGTTTGTCAGGTTGGGAGCTTGAACAGTCTTCCACGGCAGCCATGGTAACGGAATTAGAAGAAGCGATTGCAAGTGAAAGCCCAATTATTGTAACGGGGTGGAATCCGCATTGGAAATTTGCAAAATTCGATAATCTGAAATATTTGGAAGATCCAAAAGGTATTTATGGTGACGTAGAGGTTATTAAATCACTAGCAAGAAAAGGGCTAGAAGAAGATAAACCAAATGCTTATAAGCTAATTGATCAATTTAAATGGTCTGTGGAAGATATGGAAGGAATTATGTATGAAGCTTCTGAAAGCGGGAAAGAAGTTGCTGAAGTAGCAAAACAGTGGGTTAAGGATAATCCGGATAAAGTAGAAGCGTGGACAGAAGGAGTAGAAGATGTGGATGGTGTTGAATTCGAACTTGTTTCTACACCTTGGGATTCAGAACGATCTTCGGCCAATGTTGTCGCTGAAGTCATGCGTCAAAAAGGGTTTAAGGTGACAATTACTCCTGTAGATGTCGCCGTCATGTTTGAAGCAGTTGCTAATGGGGATGGAGATGCTACATTAGCTGCTTGGATGCCAGCAACCCATAAAGATTTTTATGAGAAGTTTAAAGGTGATTTTGAAGATTTAGGAGCAAATTTAGAAGGGGCAAAGATTGGTTTAGTTGTACCTGATTATATGGATGTAGATTCTATTGAAGATATACAAGCTAAATAG